A portion of the Meriones unguiculatus strain TT.TT164.6M chromosome 14, Bangor_MerUng_6.1, whole genome shotgun sequence genome contains these proteins:
- the LOC110563836 gene encoding formyl peptide receptor-related sequence 3, which translates to MEANSSFPLNGSEVVLYDSTTSRVLWILSVVVLSITFILGVLGNGLVIWVAGFRMVHTVTTMCYLNLALGDFSFMATLPLHITSMVMRGKWLFGLFLCKFVHIIVHINLFVSVFLITLIAMDRCICVLHPVWAQNHRTVSLARKVIVGAWILALLLTLPNFLFLTTVRDARGDVHCITNFESWVANPEERLKVSNTVNTAVGIISFIIGFSMPMSFIAICYGLMAAQICRIGFVNSSRPLHVLTAVAVSFFVCWFPFQLIILLGNIWNKETPNSIHILLNPASTLASFNSCLNPILYVFLGQEFRKKLIHSLSASLERALREDSVLSNGKGNNLSSCPADSEL; encoded by the coding sequence atggaagccaactcctccttccctctgaATGGATCAGAAGTGGTACTCTATGATTCGACCACCTCCAGAGTTCTATGGATCCTCTCAGTGGTAGTCCTCTCCATAACTTTCATCCTTGGTGTGCTAGGTAATGGGCTGGTGATTTGGGTGGCTGGATTTCGCATGGTACACACTGTGACCACCATGTGCTATCTGAACCTGGCTTTGGGTGACTTCTCTTTCATGGCTACTCTACCACTCCACATCACCTCGATGGTCATGAGAGGAAAGTGGCTTTTTGGCTTGTTTCTTTGCAAATTTGTTCACATCATTGTACACATAAACCTTTTTGTAAGTGTGTTCCTGATCACTCTAATTGCCATGGACCGCTGTATATGTGTCCTTCACCCAGTATGGGCTCAGAATCACAGAACTGTGAGTCTGGCCAGGAAAGTGATTGTTGGAGCTTGGATTCTTGCTCTGCTGCTCACCTTGCCAAATTTTCTCTTCTTGACTACAGTGAGAGATGCAAGAGGAGATGTGCACTGTATAACTAACTTTGAATCCTGGGTTGCAAACCCAGAGGAGCGATTAAAAGTGTCCAATACTGTGAACACAGCTGTAGGAATCATCAGTTTTATTATCGGCTTCAGCATGCCCATGTCCTTCATTGCCATCTGCTATGGACTCATGGCTGCCCAGATCTGCAGAATAGGCTTTGTGAATTCCAGCCGTCCCTTACATGTCCTCACTGCTGTAGCTGTTTCCTTCTTTGTCTGTTGGTTCCCTTTTCAATTGATTATTCTTTTAGGCAATATCTGGAACAAGGAGACACCAAACAGTATTCACATTTTGTTAAACCCAGCAAGCACACTGGCCTCCTTCAACAGCTGCCTTAACCCAATACTTTATGTCTTTCTTGGTCAGGAATTCAGAAAGAAACTGATCCACTCCCTGTCTGCCAGTCTGGAAAGGGCCCTTAGGGAAGACTCAGTCCTGAGCAATGGCAAAGGCAACAACTTGTCTTCATGTCCTGCAGACTCAGAGCTATAG